The Macrobrachium nipponense isolate FS-2020 chromosome 16, ASM1510439v2, whole genome shotgun sequence DNA window CTCAGGACAGTACACCACCGGGTATTAAGCATACCAATACCCTAAAAACTGACCGctcatgaataaaagaagaaagtaaatgacACGGGCACTTACTTTATATGCAAACTTCGAGTAAAACCCAGGTAATGCTATTAATTGTCCAGCCGGCTCACACCCTCGCTCACACCCAGTTGAGACACATCCCAACTTCGATGTTGACACCAAAAGGTCCTCTGAGGAAGTGACGACAAATTTCTGAAGGACTTTCTTCTACCCCAAAAACCCCCCTGGGCCAATCAGAGAGCTACAGAACACCTTCCTAAGGGAAGACATTTTGTTTGCCCTTTCGTTGGCTGAAGCTTCTGCGTTTTGGCTAGCGTTTTTAAGGGGATTTCCCATTAGCTCACGAGGTTTTTGTGAGCAGATTTTCCGGTTGTTTGCCTCAGTATCGAAAGAATATCAGATATTTTGCaatttcatacataatatatataatcttaggtAAAAATTCGCAATTCTTAGTGACGTACATTTTCGTTTTAAAACATAGTACTAGAGCTTCTTGGGTCATCTTATAGGTGTTAAAACCCAACTGAACAGAGATGAAAATAGCCAAGGCAATATGAGCTAACTAGTTAAAACATAACAACCAGGCATTTAGCTGTCCTGAAAAAAATAGTCTTGGGTATAATGCATTAGGCTATAGCACTAGGGTGCTAATCCCAAATATTACTGTGAATTTGCAATATATAGTACAATTTTGTTATACAATGTTGCTACAACAACGCTAAAACAGCCCCCCAAAAATTCCAAATTTTGCCTATTTTGGGAGATTGTTTTGGGATCAACCGGACTTTTCACTTAACCGAACAACAATAGAAAAATGTATTGACTTCAGTATCCTAAATTAAGCCATCCTAAGGTAAACTGTGATACCTTAAACGTCCTAGAGGGTACGCTATAGCCATTTAGATACTAAAGCAGACAACCATTTGTGACCTGGGATAATAACTGGGCTCCACCAgaattttccattttaaaaatGACGTCTCAGAATGTAAATACAACACTGATTATGAAGATTGTATACCTATATTATCATCACCTTCAATTCTGCAGAATAGAATATTGAATTCAGGCCAGAGGTTAAGTGCCGAGACCTCCGATCAGATCATTccgtgctgaaagggaaacatagtactacaaaggtttgaaaggtgtaacaggaggacttaaccccaaagcagttgcactatgaaacaattgataggtggttgaggaaagtaagataggagaaagaaaatatgaacagaggtataatGAAAGGAATGataagaggttgcagctatggtCTGAAGGAACACTGGAAAGGACTTAAAGTAACACCTACGTACAGTGgacataaggtgcactgatggcactaccccactacaaGAGGCCCCCCTCATTGACAAGTTCTTTTTGGACCAAACCAGACTTAAAATTACTATACAGGTACCGTCTTCCCCATTCCAGAATATAGAGCATGACCctgaaataattatgtatgaacaaAAAGGAATACTGTATcagaattatgataataattcagTACTCACCAAGTCCTCTACAGTCCAGTAGTCACATCAATAATTCAGGAAGAATTAGGGCTTCCAGTTCCTTCACTTCATCAATCTCAGCCGTGAGCAACTACCTGATGATTAAGTTAAAACTGAATTAAAACACTCAACCCTTATAGGACTGACCCTAAGGTTTTGTTTATGGGGAAAAATGTTTATTGTACTTCAGGTGGTCATCAGGTCACACagtagaatacagaatttaggtcaaaggccaagcaccagaacctatgaggtcattcagtgttgaaaggAATGTTGAGAGTACATAAAAGGTTACACTGATGCTACAACCTCACAAACAATTGCTAAAAGTggatggagagtaagatggaagtatagtaaaaggaattgaAAGGAACGCCACAGAGacccttaagtaattcctacagtgcactgcatgaggtgcactgatggcactattcccccacccccacctatGGGGGTTAGAGTTTATTACTTCTGAAACAGAGTACTATAATCTTTATCCTGACCCTCATGGTAAAGGCTGTGAACCAAATAACACAATTTTCCAATGTAGTTAAAACAATTTACCTAcaagttttgaagaagagatttCCTCTAGTACAGTATATCACTGAAAACCAGTGCTAATAGCTAATACCTTCATTAAAGAAAGTGCTCTGCTACCTTAAAGATCCATGACTACGGTTTTTATCTGTGAAGTGCTCGTACTTGTACAACACCTGGGCGAGACTGGAGGAAGAGGGATCACATCCCACAGTGGCCGCCTGAGTTTGTGGGTAGGCATGACTATTCAAAGTTTCCCAAGAGCATGAAAacctcagcagcagcagaggtTCAAGCCCTTCAGTCAGATGACCTGGGCAAAGGCTGGGCAGTAATCTTTTATCATAGAAAAGTGAACATGTTTTGATGGAGGTAGACAAGAAACTCAAGTGATTTCCTTCATAGCATCTAAGTCCAGACAGATTCCAATCTGACAACACCCGCAGCAAGGACAGTTCAGGCTGGTACCATGAAGAGAAATATGGTTATGCTAACAATGGCCAGAAGGCTAATCACAAGCATATGCCAGAATATACCAAAATAGCTCTTAAGCCTGTAGTCCTGGGTAAGTGCAGTCTTCTCTACATTTCCAAGGAATCGCAGCAATGGGAGAGCCCATGTCAGTCCTATCTCAATATGGTTGTGCAAGTGACCAAGAGCAAAGTTGGATTGCATGTTGAAGAGCTCACCATCACTCAATGAAAGAGTGAGAGCTGCAAGAGATCATCTTGCACTGGGTACCCTTCTAGACCTTCCTTTACTTCTGCTAATCTGATGATAGGGTAGACAAAGAATAAAGTAAGGAGGAAGACAAGAAAAGGCAACACTTCTTTGACCTCATACAACCATGAGTCTTCCTGTCCTCTTACACATCTGCCTAAGTCAGGGGAGGCATCCACAAAGGGACAAGACCAGGAGTTCCAAGGGGCAGGAGCTGAAAGAACATCCATGAAAGAAGAGCACTCAATAGGGTCCAAATGTCCAAGGAAGGCAGATATGGAAAGATCCCCTTAAATGCCTCGAAAAGGCCATAACACCCTAAGCTCGTAGTTCTTCCATACCCTAAGGAGAAGCAGAAGCAGTGAAGGAGTACTAAGAACATGCATGCTACCAGCATCGATACTGGCCAAATCTACTGTCACCTGATCCATCACACCATCTTAGATCCAAACAAAGGAAGAACAGGCCTAAACTACCCTCGTAAGCATCAGCAGTGAATCAAGACAGGCATGGAAAGGGGAAGAGGAAGTAAGAACAGCAGTGTCGACTTTTGACTATCTCCTCAAGTACTTCTTCCGCCGGGCAAACAACCTGGAGACACTTGCCACAGTTCAAGGAGAGCATAAACTTGTGATCTCTGCAAATAGTTCACGAAGATTGATGGTTGATAGTCACAGAAAACATTAATCTAACACATACTTGTTTATGTCCAGGATATCTACATTGATCATTCCTTCGGGATAAGAGCTATCTGGCACTCGCAGTTCTTAACAGTCAAAACTATATTTCACAAAAAAGCCAGTCATCAACCATTCAAACCAGTCAATAGTTAAAACAAGTTTCCACAACATCCACACAGGTGATTGAAGAAGTTTACCTAGTGAGGGGGTCCCCACTAGTCAACCACCTTGTTACCAAGTTTCAATGACCAGTTAAGCTTTGGCCAAAGGTATGTCCATATACAAAATGAAGGTTAGTATTCTCGTAGGAACAAATACAAGTCAATAAAGTCAGAGCTGCTAGATGTCAATAATCAGCCCAAGCTTTACTTAGCAATCTATGGGTTAAGAACACATCTGATTCTGGCTggtaatcaaaaatgaaactacAGTTAAACTTAaagcttattatttttaatgcataCTTGCAGTAGAAAACATGAAATATTCCTTGagcaatgaatataaaaataataggaTCCATCAGCTGCTGTTTAACATCTCTTCAACATATTACTTCTATCATCAACAATGCATGTACTATGTACCATATTACAACAACAATATTGTATAATGTAACAGTGCCTGAAAGGtgcaaagaaaaaaactttagttTTTCCACTCCTTAACAAAGTCTTACTTTTCAGAACCAATTAACTTACTTTCCATAACTTCTGCGCTTTCCATTCTTAGTAACAAGCACACTTTCCGACCACAAGACTAATCTTCAGAGGAATTGTAATTCACCACTAAATTTTCACAGGAATACTACAGACCATGAATACAACATCCTTTCTACCATGATGCAAGTATGGTGCCACACCAGTTACTGCGAAAGGGAAAATATACCAAGTCAAAAATCTCCCCTAATTATTTACAAGGTTTCACTTGGACTCGCTCCCAAAACTATCGTGACATAAAATTAGTATGAAGTCGTTATCATTAAAGCggctctttttccttttttgtactTTAAACACTCTTCGTCAGTGAGAGAGAGGATATGAAGAACAgaattaaaagttaagtataggCCTTTCttacaaaacaaatatacatgtgtacatacaGTGTCCTATAGCTGTAACAGTGTAAGGAAGACTAAATTACATCTCCACATAAAAATATACGAGTCATCCTCCACATCAATAGACAGGTATGGCACTGTAATATGAGCACATTACAATCTCCATACAAACATTTATTCAACACAACATACATTAACCTAGGCTTACAAATGACCAGGGAAAAAATTTTGTCCACTTAAAAATTCTTAgtcttaaaatgaataaaattcctGGTCTGATCTCTGAAGGACTGTCGAATCTCCAACAGACTGGTCTATTATGTACAAAATTACATAAATCTCAACAAATTTTACATAACTTCAAATGAATCAACAAAAATCATATCCCGGATCTAATAAAactatttgaatacaattatgatttaataataattatgggcAAAACTGAGTATCAGTATCTCAAGTTTTATCAAAGAGAACAGTATACTACATGACGATCAACCTAATTATTAGgcatattaaaatatacattacGTCCTGAACTTGCTTGCATGGTCAGAACTCTTAACAGTAACAACTTACATCGTAAAATGCCATTTGGCTAATCACAGAGAAAAAGGTACAGGTACAATCACTTCCATCGCCAAATCACTAGGATACCGGTGGGGGAGTGTATGAATGGGGGCCATCACCCATGTCCCTATGGAAACGAGGGTCATTAGATGGCATGGGACCACCCCAATTTGACCCTCCTTGAGGAAACTTTCCACCTCCCATCATATCACCCTGATCATCTGGATAATACCCACTGTTGGGGCCCATCTGACCCATCATATACGGAGGCGGCGGCATTCCAGGTCCAACATTTGGCGATGGTGGAGGAACATTCCCCGAAAATGGCACCGGCGCTGGACCAAGCAGCCCTGGTCTACCTCTGGGGTCAACTCTTGTTAAAGGTGGACCTCCCATTGGACCCGGACCAGGACCAGGACCAGGACCAGGACCAGGACCAGGGCCTGGTCCCATATTCTGATATTGCATTCCTCCTTCCATCATGCCCATGTTATTTCCACCACCACCATACATCCCACCCATGCGAGGGTCTTGATTGCGCATGTCATTCATCTGGTCTGCCCTTGGGTCCCGAGACTCAGTCCTGGGATCGCCCCTGCTACCAACACGAGGGTCAACGCGCACATTTGTTCTGGGATCGACGCGAGGCTCTGGGCGAGCCTCAGATCGTGGATCAACtctcggctcccctcttggatcTCTGGATGAAGCAACCCTGGGATCTCTTGAATCTGCTTCGTTAAATCTCTGCTCACTTCTGGAGCCTTGTACACCAGTGGGACTGAAGGGCCCATCCATTTCGTATCTGGAGGGTGCCCTGGGGCTTTTGTTTGCAGAATCTTCTGTGGAATTCCTTCGCAACATTCGCCGCAGTCTTGGGTCGTCCATTATCCTTGGATCATCTCTGTTAATTTTTAGGTGAGAGAAGTCTGGTTTGGGGATGGTTACTTTTATAAGATGATAATACATCGGAGAGTGAGATGACAGCGATGCAACAATTTCCTTGGCAGGAGTATGAACTGGTACTTTAAAAGGTAGGGGTGATGTACTTTCATCACTGTCTCCCAAACCCTTCAAAACATTTAGCTGCCTTAGGTCCACATCATAAATGGATGACTCGTTAGACATTCGCATATCTGTATCACACCGTGAATTTTTACCGCCTACATCCTCCCTGCGACCTTCTGCTCTCGGTAACACCCGTAGGTCAGTATCAGACATTCTTTGTCTCTGATCGTGATCGGAGTCTTGCCTCTTGGGTGAGAGGAAGCCACCCTGTGAATCTCGAGAGTCGCCAGGTCGGTCCAAAGACCCTTGAGAGTCCCAGGAATTCCTTCCCCAAGAATTTGAAGGATACATGCTATCAGACCTCTGATTAGAATCACGTGGGTACCTCGAGCTGTCCCCATTATCTCTGGACATATCTACATCTCTTCGAGAGCCAGGTCCTCTGGGATCTCTGTTTGAATCTTCCGGATTATTTctgcaagaaaaaagaaacatttcaTGAAAGGACATGTTTAATCACTGCCCTAGCATAGCTTACTAGGTGCTAAAGGGCTCTGAATTACATCAGTCTGTATCATAGTCATACCAATAAAATTGTTAAGTATATATGTGCTTATTCAATAAGTTCTGGGTTACTACTATGAACAGCATGCAGTTTACCCACACCACTGGTTACAACTTTTTCTTAATTCTCAGAAGACAAGCAAATAATTCTTGGAAAATTCATAAACACCTATACAAGCTGTCTTAAAAAGTGAAATACTCAAAATTCAAATATAGACACCAtttgaaattcagggcctcttcTCTTCTGCTGTTATGTACTGCTATGAATTTATCTTGTAAATCTGATACAGTATTGCTATAATTTTGTGCTTTCTCATTTTGCCTCTCTAGGGTTAGCACCTTCAAGACCAGTACACTggagcataaaaaaaattatttaaagggGATATGGCTTTCCACTTCTGCTAGTTCTCATGTTGTCACTTGAAAATCACAGCAACCCTAATAGGCCCAGTGCCAAACATTGACTCTCTCACAATCATCAAATGATTATGGATATGGGTGGCAGTGAGATTTGGGAGTCATTTCAGCTTTATAATCTTTGATTATAATCTATTTTGTTTAGCAACTCTAGTCTTCAGAATTTACTTACAAGAATGAAAACATAATTCCATGAAGTACAAGATGATTTTtcaagaacaaaaattaaaatactgtgGCTTCTTTTTTCTCTGTATGTACAGAGAATTTTTCACAGGTCTGAGcagtcattaaaagaaaaaaaaaagcctgaacAAAAATTACTTACATAAACATTAAATTAAGaatatttcaaaatgcatatGACCCACCAGCTATTCTTTTTTAAGAGCCAAACAATTCTGCAAAGATACCAAACTTGATGATCTGTCAGCTGTCCAAGTGTTGAATTCAAAGCATCTCCATCTTTAATGATCTAATAGACAAAAGTGCAGCCACCCAAACAAAGTTTACGAATGCTGAAATCCCAGCCTTTGAACTCAGGATCTGAATACGTACATGATTTAACAATGACAAGAAAGCAGGTAAATTTTATACTCACTTCGCTGCCACCTGATTTTTGACAGCCGACAGAACGAAAGCTAAATCGGTAATCTTGATGTTGTCGAGGTTTATGTTGGGGAAGGGATTCTTTGCTTGAGACTGCGCCATTGGAGGAGTATTGCTTCCATCGTCCCTTTTCCCTGGAGGAGTGAACCTCCCTCCACCCATAGGTGGTGTCCTAGATCCCGGTGGCGTTCTACTTGGCGACATAATGGTGTTGTGGCTTGGATTCTGAAATTATCAAACTTGAAATTAATTTACCAAAGCAAAATCCACCTTCGCTGTACATACGAAAGGATCAATTACATCCAAGCAAAAGAAAATGTGTCAAGTTTCAATCCAAGAATTACACtaaattctcctaaagaaaccttatatatataaagggacaGAGCGAGACTACAAAAAGAACCAAGCACTGCCAACTTAACATATCCTTATCTAACCAATACCTCAAGGTACAATCAAAGCTCAAGGGAGAACAAAATCCAGAAGGGATGGCAAACCCAATACTTATATGAGGAAATAGTCTGGCTTGGATtgtgttatatattcttttcaggGGAACATTTTCCAACTTTTGGGTGGTATCTTGTTCTGTATCTAACAACTTACTCCAACAAATGGCTGTCTGATGGAACAGACAATACGTATAACATTATCTCATACAAATCTGAGATACTTGAATCTCAGGAGTCAGTTTGAACAAAATCTTCAGTTCATTCATTTCACCTCGGctacaaaagaaaatacaatttactagatttgcataaaaaaataaaatactcttaATAAAAGCCTAAAAGCCCAATTAAAAGGTCAATCAATAACATACGAGGCTCCAATAACAGTACTAGACTTCCTTTCTGGCTACAGAATAAACAAAGAGGAACAGGTAGAATACAAAACCTTGCTTCACATACCTGCCAAGGGGGCTTGCTAGGCGAAGGACCGTCTCCCTCTTCGTCGCTGCTGTACCAATTCATATTGCTCGTGCCAGCACCTGCCTCATCCGGATTATTGTCCATCAAATCGTCGTCATCCTGGACAGAGTGCTGCTGTTGTATCCGCTGGAAGAAATCCCTCTGCTTCTGCGGCATGCAAGCCATCATACCACCTAACTTCTTTCCTGGACTAGGGTGCTGCATGGCATTTCCTGGGCCATGGTCCCCACCAGAgcccatgttgttgttgtttgggctGGTCATCGATTCCGAGCAGCTGCTGGTGTTAGGCGTGATAGGGCTCCCTCTCATAGGTGGAACCTCTCCATTTACCATATTTTTATCTggaagataaaaatattattattattattgttgttgttgttattcacgacatgaaccctattcataaggaacaagcccaccacaggggccactgagttgaaattcaagcttccaaagaatacagtaatgggaggtaaagggaaatacagaaagaagtgacggcttattaaaaacgaaaatttaagtcaacaaattaataaataaatagataaaaatgtgagtAACTTATTATCCTCAAAAGCTGTAATGCATAGAAAGCCTACTCTACATCACTCTGAAAATACTGACAGTACTCTGAATCAACCCTACTAAGAGCATTAGGATCTTATCACATAAAACTGGAATCTTCAATTTTGCCCATGTTTTTATGCTATAGTAAAGTTGTCCCCCAGGATTTGTGGGGGATAGGAACAACCACAACCCCAACCcccaaatagctaaaatctgctaACACTTGACACCCTCTAAAAATGTTTTTACCTAActatttcaatagttttatcaggaaaatatgaaaatataccaagTTAATATTTCTCCatgaaaaattctgtaaatatgcaaattttccacgAAAAATGTGGATATACTTTCCACAGAAAAGATCCGCGAATGGGTGAAGCCACGAATCCAGAACTGCGAATAGGCGGGAGTAAACTGTACTTGTAAGATGTCAGTTTTTGGTTTGTGAAGTGTTGAAAGTGGGAGTATCCAAGCTCGCTTATTTGTCAAGAACAAAGTAGCATATCAATGCTTTGATTCAACATGAGATCAGGTTCTGACACTGCCCATCTCCAAATGTATTGTGCAACATTTTTGTGTCAGTTTAGTCCCAATTAAAAAATAAGACTTATTTAAATCCCAGGTTTTCAatcattggactgtggaacagtctccctgaggatgttgtgcaattggaactgcAAAACTTCAatcaaagatgcaatgcattacatactactctaaaaaaaaaaattcttcttgtaCTTTAATAATTTGCTTACATTTGTCTACTTAGTTATTCActtgtgaatatatttttattttctaataactgatttattcttctgtatttcctattactttcTATTACTACTTTAAAATAAACACCGCATTCtgtggaagcttaaatttcaagtctatggcccctgtggacttgttctgtatgaatagggttgaccttctgaataataatagtacgtACTGTACTAAATGTAACTGATTTCTGTAGGTCACATTTACATGATCTATTGGAAAATAACCTTACAATTAATGCTAACTTCTCAATTTCctaatttgtttatgttttttctcaaaattcttggaatagtaaaaaaactaaattaaaagtcGTTCTGAACTCACAGTGCTTctcaaatatattcatcaaaaattctGTTCCAGGTTACAGCGGATGTTCCATGGTTATGTCATTTCATTCTTACGGTGCAATGTAAGCAACGGAAGAAAATATGCACATGGGTGCACACCTCCCCAGAATAAAGATAAATCAACTGTGAAGTTTTCAAAAAAACCAAAGGATTCAAGGCAAGGCTTCCATCACTTTATTTCTCCTTTTTAGCAACTTTTTAATATGGAACATCCAGCTTACGGTACACttcaggaacggaacccccatcataAACCACAGACTGCCTGTACAATTTTGTTTTACCATCATTGTATTTCAaccaaaacatttataaaaacacAGCAGAACTGCacttctattatcattatcaatcagaagatgaagaaccctattcatatggcccaagcccaccaaaggggccactgactttaaattctagcttccaaagaatataatggtgttcattaggaagaggtataaggtggtaaaggaaaatacagaaagatgagatctcacttattacaaaggcaaaaataaaataacgaatagataaaaatgttttgaaatgcaAGGAGAAAAAGCATTAACGCTTACATTGAGATGAGCTTGGGCCCCTTTCATCTGGCTTGCCTCCCATCCAATCCCCACTGTCGTGGCTGCCTCGCTGCCGCCAGTCTTCCGGTGACCCATGGGGAGGTTGGTTCCTCATCCCTTTGTCATACGACTGATTCCGGAAGGCTTTGACCAAATTCTCAACATTGCGGTCCAGGTTGACTCGAGACTCATCGTGATGTTCTGAAAATTTAT harbors:
- the LOC135195705 gene encoding protein suppressor of sable-like, whose protein sequence is MEEKEVDIKEEEKEDGELEEGELEDEEEGEKGTGSPKPGGTPPHPKEEKEEKKNGESNRADGAEGKMQVAAAKDGNLAEPRDEEGLKKERKEGKEDSKRKHREDDDEKDKRKKKKRKRKHASSDEEEDEIPAAPPKFPHRKVVPHPHAFGDEMGFDAMLQQEMYLRGRSPPPGMVTYGPPGPFGHPMFRDYDSFDSGSDSEMRMDHRRRRRHRRSRSRSPSRKNEAICMYYMQGSCQRGKACPYSHDIQPQRKMELCKFYMMDCCAKREKCLYMHKDFPCKYYHTGVKCKSAEKCKFSHEPMSDATRGILLKHIELAPKDILGDFPRLTKEAANMVVSITEAHRSGNPMDVENMPGIMDLRDRGFKYVDKAIRNVIKRQARAKNLEDEDGGIMMDKMKHGKMGDSRRHGDMGEDKMSKMYGKHDHISPSKHHDESRVNLDRNVENLVKAFRNQSYDKGMRNQPPHGSPEDWRQRGSHDSGDWMGGKPDERGPSSSQYKNMVNGEVPPMRGSPITPNTSSCSESMTSPNNNNMGSGGDHGPGNAMQHPSPGKKLGGMMACMPQKQRDFFQRIQQQHSVQDDDDLMDNNPDEAGAGTSNMNWYSSDEEGDGPSPSKPPWQNPSHNTIMSPSRTPPGSRTPPMGGGRFTPPGKRDDGSNTPPMAQSQAKNPFPNINLDNIKITDLAFVLSAVKNQVAAKNNPEDSNRDPRGPGSRRDVDMSRDNGDSSRYPRDSNQRSDSMYPSNSWGRNSWDSQGSLDRPGDSRDSQGGFLSPKRQDSDHDQRQRMSDTDLRVLPRAEGRREDVGGKNSRCDTDMRMSNESSIYDVDLRQLNVLKGLGDSDESTSPLPFKVPVHTPAKEIVASLSSHSPMYYHLIKVTIPKPDFSHLKINRDDPRIMDDPRLRRMLRRNSTEDSANKSPRAPSRYEMDGPFSPTGVQGSRSEQRFNEADSRDPRVASSRDPRGEPRVDPRSEARPEPRVDPRTNVRVDPRVGSRGDPRTESRDPRADQMNDMRNQDPRMGGMYGGGGNNMGMMEGGMQYQNMGPGPGPGPGPGPGPGPGPMGGPPLTRVDPRGRPGLLGPAPVPFSGNVPPPSPNVGPGMPPPPYMMGQMGPNSGYYPDDQGDMMGGGKFPQGGSNWGGPMPSNDPRFHRDMGDGPHSYTPPPVS